One segment of Fusarium oxysporum f. sp. lycopersici 4287 chromosome 7, whole genome shotgun sequence DNA contains the following:
- a CDS encoding zinc finger protein ADR1: MVINDSGIRVSRPNLAMTAPAPTTTAAAGTAAPSTTDDTASTITVNTKAPANNFPPAKTDKPRPHVCGTCQRSFARLEHLKRHERSHTKEKPFECPECSRCFARRDLLLRHQQKLHQTSTPSSRPRNRRESTTGVAPGQSRARKNSVAGANAVATAAPASNASNTMRPRANTLGHIDTMALSMATASANASVARGPVHGHSRHPSLAGFPVHTMDPLYGGMSAAMGQRAMHPGIPKLETGAFSNLDYVNPLRTAPMSFNEFDFDTMLFGTATTVNPNNLHYSDSPQVMNMENSPFGHSMNDMSTNPQFDDPVDWLTGFEQQMSFANENVIDDGSSPSAISTTSQSGISDVMLDGSNHPAPAGTSTMWPTSVMAPPQMPTNPFAMEMNGTVFPDLLSGAPLSPQPATQKMNDPYFSTPPPSLSSLSPSVVTGLGTQNINQTLGFNAGPETPSSLNGGNHGASPVTTITDATRHAIVNILSQCLPFGGRKHSFTSQGSPQSPLSQSAGNAVSSQAANLPSTQDLQRYVGAYLAYFHPHLPFLHLPTLSFDMPISANSRPGVGGSGCLILSMAAIGALYEMDTVQSRELFEMAKKMIFFYLEERRKADVRKADIRRSTPTDHNNDGGAHTPVWLVQAMLLNVVYGHNCGDKTASDIASTHCAALVSLAQAADLLRPNRPNASDGQDVQMSDDRNWNTNLEPDQAEWLRWKSGEERKRTLYAVFILSSLLVSAYNHTPALTNSEIYLDLPCDEEFFSAETSAVFHSRGGAEAANHNRMTFHDALGDLLHVNEKQHQFSFGGQFDTDGSDPMSAPLRPSTFGSLILINALHNYIWETRQRHHNKIWTNEETEKMHRHIEPALKAWQAAWASNPHHSVERPNPFGQGPLSADAIPLLDLAYIRLFVNLSRSKERFWQRDWDGMAEELSRGNEIVQHAEQSPISNSESGSAEPSDNSINGSGFVETPATQTSSMDFSNTKLPLRPASSSMSSHTTSRREKHLRKAAFYAADSLAMSDKLGVTFADFTSRELPLQSAMCAFDCAQVLAEWIATLQDRVGCYLGILGQDQVNLSEVPAIMLLEEEDVKLLGKVQEVLSSAEMKMNMELVNGMNGQEANLDMGGHNGYAAKLLRITALMLDKAAVWPVTRLKARCLESHANFMRTRAERSIMPQQNAHV, translated from the exons ATGGTGATAAACGACTCTGGCATTAGAGTCTCGCGCCCCAATCTCGCCATGACCGCTCCCGCACCGACAaccaccgccgccgctgGCACCGCCGCGCCCTCCACCACTGACGATACTG CATCTACTATCACAGTCAACACAAAAGCGCCTGCTAATAATTTCCCTCCCGCAAAGACGGACAAGCCACGTCCTCACGTCTGCGGCACTTGCCAGCGTTCGTTCGCCCGATTGGAACATCTCAAGCGACACGAACGCTCCCACACCAAGGAGAAACCCTTTGAGTGTCCCGAGTGCTCAAGATGCTTTGCCCGCCGTGACCTTCTGCTGCGTCACCAGCAAAAGCTGCACCAGACTTCGACCCCGTCCTCCCGTCCTCGTAATCGTCGTGAGTCCACAACCGGTGTCGCTCCTGGTCAGAGTCGTGCCCGAAAGAACAGCGTCGCTGGAGCCAACGCAGTTGCCACTGCCGCTCCGGCTTCAAATGCCTCAAACACCATGCGACCCCGAGCCAACACCCTTGGCCATATCGACACAATGGCTCTCAGTATGGCCACTGCCTCTGCCAATGCCTCCGTGGCTCGTGGGCCTGTTCATGGTCATAGTAGACACCCCAGCCTCGCTGGCTTTCCAGTCCACACCATGGATCCTCTCTATGGTGGCATGTCCGCTGCTATGGGTCAACGAGCTATGCATCCTGGCATCCCTAAGCTGGAAACAGGAGCCTTTAGTAACCTCGACTATGTTAACCCTCTCAGGACGGCCCCGATGTCCTTCAACGAGTTCGATTTCGACACCATGCTCTTTGGGACAGCCACGACAGTAAACCCAAACAATCTCCATTACAGCGACTCACCGCAGGTGATGAATATGGAAAACTCGCCCTTTGGGCACTCGATGAACGACATGTCTACGAACCCCCAGTTCGACGACCCCGTTGACTGGTTGACTGGTTTTGAGCAACAGATGTCATTTGCGAACGAAAATgtgattgatgatggatcGAGTCCGTCCGCAATCAGCACGACGAGTCAGAGTGGGATTAGCGATGTTATGTTGGATGGGTCGAATCATCCCGCGCCGGCTGGGACCAGTACCATGTGGCCGACATCTGTGATGGCTCCTCCACAGATGCCCACGAACCCTTTTGCGATGGAAATGAATGGCACAGTCTTTCCGGATCTCCTTAGCGGAGCACCGTTATCACCTCAGCCAGCTACTCAAAAGATGAATGACCCTTACTTCTCTACGCCTCCACCCTCGCTGAGCTCATTGAGTCCCTCTGTTGTGACGGGACTCGGCACCCAAAACATTAACCAGACCCTTGGCTTCAACGCCGGCCCGGAGACGCCATCTTCTCTAAATGGGGGCAACCACGGCGCTTCGCCAGTGACCACCATTACAGATGCTACCCGGCATGCCATCGTGAACATCCTGTCCCAGTGCCTACCCTTTGGGGGTCGTAAACATTCTTTTACTTCTCAAGGATCACCTCAGTCGCCACTTTCCCAGTCTGCCGGCAATGCCGTCTCGTCCCAAGCAGCTAATCTGCCCAGTACTCAGGACCTTCAGCGATATGTCGGTGCCTATCTAGCATACTTCCACCCCCATTTgccttttcttcatcttcctaCTTTGTCCTTCGATATGCCCATCTCTGCCAATAGTCGTCCAGGTGTAGGTGGTAGTGGTTGTCTGATATTGTCCATGGCCGCTATTGGCGCGCTCTACGAGATGGACACTGTCCAATCCCGAGAGCTGTTTGAAATGGCCAAGAAAATGATCTTTTTTTACCTTGAGGAACGTCGAAAAGCCGATGTCCGAAAAGCAGACATTCGCCGAAGTACCCCAACTGACCATAACAATGACGGCGGCGCTCACACTCCCGTGTGGCTTGTGCAAGCCATGCTTCTAAATGTTGTATATGGCCATAACTGTGGCGACAAGACTGCCAGTGACATCGCTTCGACGCATTGCGCCGCCTTGGTCAGCCTCGCACAAGCAGCTGACCTCTTGCGACCCAATCGCCCCAACGCCTCTGACGGTCAGGATGTTCAGATGAGTGATGACCGAAACTGGAACACGAATCTGGAGCCCGATCAAGCAGAGTGGCTGCGGTGGAAGTCTGGAGAAGAGCGGAAGCGAACTTTATACGCCGTGTTTATACTTTCCAGCCTCTTGGTTTCCGCCTACAACCACACACCTGCGTTGACAAATTCAGAAATTTACCTGGACCTCCCTTGCGATGaagagttcttctcagctgaGACGAGCGCAGTCTTCCACTCACGCGGTGGAGCCGAGGCTGCAAACCACAACCGGATGACATTTCACGATGCATTGGGTGACCTCCTTCATGTCAATGAGAAACAGCATCAATTCTCTTTTGGTGGACAGTTTGACACCGATGGAAGCGACCCGATGAGTGCACCTCTTCGACCCAGCACATTCGGATCTCTGATACTTATCAACGCACTGCACAACTATATCTGGGAAACACGACAAAGACATCACAACAAAATCTGGACAAatgaagagacagagaagatGCATCGGCACATCGAGCCTGCCCTGAAGGCGTGGCAGGCGGCCTGGGCAAGCAACCCTCATCACAGTGTAGAACGTCCCAACCCTTTTGGTCAAGGCCCTCTGTCAGCTGACGCGATCCCTCTGCTCGATTTGGCGTATATTCGGCTTTTCGTCAACCTTTCACGCTCAAAAGAGAGGTTTTGGCAAAGGGATTGGGACGGGATGGCTGAGGAGCTTTCTCGGGGAAATGAGATCGTTCAGCATGCTGAGCAATCACCGATCTCGAATTCTGAGTCTGGCAGTGCCGAACCTTCGGATAACTCAATCAATGGCTCAGGATTCGTGGAAACGCCTGCGACACAGACGTCATCGATGGATTTCTCCAATACTAAGCTTCCTCTACGGCCAGCATCCTCTAGTATGTCGAGTCACACTACATCTCGCAGGGAAAAGCATCTTCGGAAGGCAGCTTTCTATGCCGCCGACTCCCTCGCCATGTCGGATAAGCTCGGTGTGACCTTTGCCGACTTCACAAGTAGGGAACTTCCTCTTCAGTCTGCCATGTGTGCATTCGACTGCGCCCAGGTTCTTGCAGAGTGGATTGCGACGTTGCAGGATCGCGTTGGCTGCTACTTGGGAATCCTTGGTCAGGATCAAGTCAATCTCTCTGAGGTTCCTGCCATCATGCTtctggaggaagaagatgtaAAGCTGCTGGGCAAAGTCCAAGAAGTGCTATCGTCAgcagagatgaagatgaacaTGGAGCTTGTCAATGGCATGAACGGCCAGGAAGCCAACCTGGACATGGGTGGGCACAACGGCTACGCTGCCAAGCTACTCCGAATCACTGCATTGATGCTTGATAAGGCTGCAGTGTGGCCAGTGACACGACTCAAAGCTCGATGCCTGGAATCTCATGCAAACTTCATGCGAACACGGGCTGAGAGGTCCATCATGCCCCAGCAAAACGCACACGTATAA
- a CDS encoding zinc finger protein ADR1, whose amino-acid sequence MVINDSGIRVSRPNLAMTAPAPTTTAAAGTAAPSTTDDTVNTKAPANNFPPAKTDKPRPHVCGTCQRSFARLEHLKRHERSHTKEKPFECPECSRCFARRDLLLRHQQKLHQTSTPSSRPRNRRESTTGVAPGQSRARKNSVAGANAVATAAPASNASNTMRPRANTLGHIDTMALSMATASANASVARGPVHGHSRHPSLAGFPVHTMDPLYGGMSAAMGQRAMHPGIPKLETGAFSNLDYVNPLRTAPMSFNEFDFDTMLFGTATTVNPNNLHYSDSPQVMNMENSPFGHSMNDMSTNPQFDDPVDWLTGFEQQMSFANENVIDDGSSPSAISTTSQSGISDVMLDGSNHPAPAGTSTMWPTSVMAPPQMPTNPFAMEMNGTVFPDLLSGAPLSPQPATQKMNDPYFSTPPPSLSSLSPSVVTGLGTQNINQTLGFNAGPETPSSLNGGNHGASPVTTITDATRHAIVNILSQCLPFGGRKHSFTSQGSPQSPLSQSAGNAVSSQAANLPSTQDLQRYVGAYLAYFHPHLPFLHLPTLSFDMPISANSRPGVGGSGCLILSMAAIGALYEMDTVQSRELFEMAKKMIFFYLEERRKADVRKADIRRSTPTDHNNDGGAHTPVWLVQAMLLNVVYGHNCGDKTASDIASTHCAALVSLAQAADLLRPNRPNASDGQDVQMSDDRNWNTNLEPDQAEWLRWKSGEERKRTLYAVFILSSLLVSAYNHTPALTNSEIYLDLPCDEEFFSAETSAVFHSRGGAEAANHNRMTFHDALGDLLHVNEKQHQFSFGGQFDTDGSDPMSAPLRPSTFGSLILINALHNYIWETRQRHHNKIWTNEETEKMHRHIEPALKAWQAAWASNPHHSVERPNPFGQGPLSADAIPLLDLAYIRLFVNLSRSKERFWQRDWDGMAEELSRGNEIVQHAEQSPISNSESGSAEPSDNSINGSGFVETPATQTSSMDFSNTKLPLRPASSSMSSHTTSRREKHLRKAAFYAADSLAMSDKLGVTFADFTSRELPLQSAMCAFDCAQVLAEWIATLQDRVGCYLGILGQDQVNLSEVPAIMLLEEEDVKLLGKVQEVLSSAEMKMNMELVNGMNGQEANLDMGGHNGYAAKLLRITALMLDKAAVWPVTRLKARCLESHANFMRTRAERSIMPQQNAHV is encoded by the exons ATGGTGATAAACGACTCTGGCATTAGAGTCTCGCGCCCCAATCTCGCCATGACCGCTCCCGCACCGACAaccaccgccgccgctgGCACCGCCGCGCCCTCCACCACTGACGATACTG TCAACACAAAAGCGCCTGCTAATAATTTCCCTCCCGCAAAGACGGACAAGCCACGTCCTCACGTCTGCGGCACTTGCCAGCGTTCGTTCGCCCGATTGGAACATCTCAAGCGACACGAACGCTCCCACACCAAGGAGAAACCCTTTGAGTGTCCCGAGTGCTCAAGATGCTTTGCCCGCCGTGACCTTCTGCTGCGTCACCAGCAAAAGCTGCACCAGACTTCGACCCCGTCCTCCCGTCCTCGTAATCGTCGTGAGTCCACAACCGGTGTCGCTCCTGGTCAGAGTCGTGCCCGAAAGAACAGCGTCGCTGGAGCCAACGCAGTTGCCACTGCCGCTCCGGCTTCAAATGCCTCAAACACCATGCGACCCCGAGCCAACACCCTTGGCCATATCGACACAATGGCTCTCAGTATGGCCACTGCCTCTGCCAATGCCTCCGTGGCTCGTGGGCCTGTTCATGGTCATAGTAGACACCCCAGCCTCGCTGGCTTTCCAGTCCACACCATGGATCCTCTCTATGGTGGCATGTCCGCTGCTATGGGTCAACGAGCTATGCATCCTGGCATCCCTAAGCTGGAAACAGGAGCCTTTAGTAACCTCGACTATGTTAACCCTCTCAGGACGGCCCCGATGTCCTTCAACGAGTTCGATTTCGACACCATGCTCTTTGGGACAGCCACGACAGTAAACCCAAACAATCTCCATTACAGCGACTCACCGCAGGTGATGAATATGGAAAACTCGCCCTTTGGGCACTCGATGAACGACATGTCTACGAACCCCCAGTTCGACGACCCCGTTGACTGGTTGACTGGTTTTGAGCAACAGATGTCATTTGCGAACGAAAATgtgattgatgatggatcGAGTCCGTCCGCAATCAGCACGACGAGTCAGAGTGGGATTAGCGATGTTATGTTGGATGGGTCGAATCATCCCGCGCCGGCTGGGACCAGTACCATGTGGCCGACATCTGTGATGGCTCCTCCACAGATGCCCACGAACCCTTTTGCGATGGAAATGAATGGCACAGTCTTTCCGGATCTCCTTAGCGGAGCACCGTTATCACCTCAGCCAGCTACTCAAAAGATGAATGACCCTTACTTCTCTACGCCTCCACCCTCGCTGAGCTCATTGAGTCCCTCTGTTGTGACGGGACTCGGCACCCAAAACATTAACCAGACCCTTGGCTTCAACGCCGGCCCGGAGACGCCATCTTCTCTAAATGGGGGCAACCACGGCGCTTCGCCAGTGACCACCATTACAGATGCTACCCGGCATGCCATCGTGAACATCCTGTCCCAGTGCCTACCCTTTGGGGGTCGTAAACATTCTTTTACTTCTCAAGGATCACCTCAGTCGCCACTTTCCCAGTCTGCCGGCAATGCCGTCTCGTCCCAAGCAGCTAATCTGCCCAGTACTCAGGACCTTCAGCGATATGTCGGTGCCTATCTAGCATACTTCCACCCCCATTTgccttttcttcatcttcctaCTTTGTCCTTCGATATGCCCATCTCTGCCAATAGTCGTCCAGGTGTAGGTGGTAGTGGTTGTCTGATATTGTCCATGGCCGCTATTGGCGCGCTCTACGAGATGGACACTGTCCAATCCCGAGAGCTGTTTGAAATGGCCAAGAAAATGATCTTTTTTTACCTTGAGGAACGTCGAAAAGCCGATGTCCGAAAAGCAGACATTCGCCGAAGTACCCCAACTGACCATAACAATGACGGCGGCGCTCACACTCCCGTGTGGCTTGTGCAAGCCATGCTTCTAAATGTTGTATATGGCCATAACTGTGGCGACAAGACTGCCAGTGACATCGCTTCGACGCATTGCGCCGCCTTGGTCAGCCTCGCACAAGCAGCTGACCTCTTGCGACCCAATCGCCCCAACGCCTCTGACGGTCAGGATGTTCAGATGAGTGATGACCGAAACTGGAACACGAATCTGGAGCCCGATCAAGCAGAGTGGCTGCGGTGGAAGTCTGGAGAAGAGCGGAAGCGAACTTTATACGCCGTGTTTATACTTTCCAGCCTCTTGGTTTCCGCCTACAACCACACACCTGCGTTGACAAATTCAGAAATTTACCTGGACCTCCCTTGCGATGaagagttcttctcagctgaGACGAGCGCAGTCTTCCACTCACGCGGTGGAGCCGAGGCTGCAAACCACAACCGGATGACATTTCACGATGCATTGGGTGACCTCCTTCATGTCAATGAGAAACAGCATCAATTCTCTTTTGGTGGACAGTTTGACACCGATGGAAGCGACCCGATGAGTGCACCTCTTCGACCCAGCACATTCGGATCTCTGATACTTATCAACGCACTGCACAACTATATCTGGGAAACACGACAAAGACATCACAACAAAATCTGGACAAatgaagagacagagaagatGCATCGGCACATCGAGCCTGCCCTGAAGGCGTGGCAGGCGGCCTGGGCAAGCAACCCTCATCACAGTGTAGAACGTCCCAACCCTTTTGGTCAAGGCCCTCTGTCAGCTGACGCGATCCCTCTGCTCGATTTGGCGTATATTCGGCTTTTCGTCAACCTTTCACGCTCAAAAGAGAGGTTTTGGCAAAGGGATTGGGACGGGATGGCTGAGGAGCTTTCTCGGGGAAATGAGATCGTTCAGCATGCTGAGCAATCACCGATCTCGAATTCTGAGTCTGGCAGTGCCGAACCTTCGGATAACTCAATCAATGGCTCAGGATTCGTGGAAACGCCTGCGACACAGACGTCATCGATGGATTTCTCCAATACTAAGCTTCCTCTACGGCCAGCATCCTCTAGTATGTCGAGTCACACTACATCTCGCAGGGAAAAGCATCTTCGGAAGGCAGCTTTCTATGCCGCCGACTCCCTCGCCATGTCGGATAAGCTCGGTGTGACCTTTGCCGACTTCACAAGTAGGGAACTTCCTCTTCAGTCTGCCATGTGTGCATTCGACTGCGCCCAGGTTCTTGCAGAGTGGATTGCGACGTTGCAGGATCGCGTTGGCTGCTACTTGGGAATCCTTGGTCAGGATCAAGTCAATCTCTCTGAGGTTCCTGCCATCATGCTtctggaggaagaagatgtaAAGCTGCTGGGCAAAGTCCAAGAAGTGCTATCGTCAgcagagatgaagatgaacaTGGAGCTTGTCAATGGCATGAACGGCCAGGAAGCCAACCTGGACATGGGTGGGCACAACGGCTACGCTGCCAAGCTACTCCGAATCACTGCATTGATGCTTGATAAGGCTGCAGTGTGGCCAGTGACACGACTCAAAGCTCGATGCCTGGAATCTCATGCAAACTTCATGCGAACACGGGCTGAGAGGTCCATCATGCCCCAGCAAAACGCACACGTATAA